The proteins below are encoded in one region of Cucurbita pepo subsp. pepo cultivar mu-cu-16 chromosome LG10, ASM280686v2, whole genome shotgun sequence:
- the LOC111803435 gene encoding protein cornichon homolog 1-like isoform X1 encodes MAWDLIFWFISFCINVALLVLNFYQLLVLTDLEADYLNIYDSSSRINKLVIPEFVVQGVFCSLFLFTGHWFMFLITVPVSCYHINLFLKKEHLIDVTEVFRTLKREKYFRLAKLIFYLLLFLVVIFRIIMVAGMKSVFDSAPDDIDIRSTVLEF; translated from the exons ATGGCGTGGGATCTGATCTTTTGGTTCATCTCTTTCTGTATCAACGTCGCCCTCCTCGTCCTCAACTTTTACCAG CTTTTGGTATTAACAGATTTGGAGGCAGATTATTTGAACATCTATGATTCATCATCTCGCATTAATAAACTTGTCATTCCAGAATTCGTAGTACAAGGAGTATTTTGCTCTCTTTTCCTCTTCACTGGCCATTGGTTCATGTTTCTTATAACCGTCCCTGTTAGCTGCTACCACATAAATTT GTTCTTGAAGAAGGAGCATCTTATTGATGTTACTGAGGTGTTTAGAACTCTTAAGCGTGAGAAGTATTTTCGTTTGGCCAAGCTTATCTTCTACTTGCTTTTGTTCCTCGTAGTTATCTTCAG AATAATAATGGTTGCCGGAATGAAATCTGTTTTTGACTCTGCACCTGATGATATAGACATTCGCTCCACTGTCCTCGAATTCTAG
- the LOC111803398 gene encoding uncharacterized protein LOC111803398: MKEIDKRKTPIKNQSKRTPRAERKERKPQQETISKTVDAKETAPKALDIKPNNLVSESNTNTKPAEVHQNWAVDHVADANKFEETHQDSNANAIADRENENGAVDYKCTTLEKDLNHRKEEISDSETTADSVSSKSDSLTMKEEKVERVSFPENVLEDNSSDFSLHNSSEQFDHGINKPPSKEIQTANSDRDPPRIKNKKSSKSNSRSAKIVPKPSSESSEGTDYQIVAEVKDIEVLDEALNGVLSIRNGPDTIGDDDDLVDCEQKIEEMEKRIDKLEEELRVVAALEMSIYSVVPEHGSSAHKVHTPARRLSRIYIYACKHWSQDKRATVARHIVSGLVLIAKSCGSDVPRLTFWLSNTIVTREITSQTFNSVRSSNGGNPTAVQWRNRYGSKQVNKYNQCEEDWQETGTFMAALERVESWIFSRIVESVWWQSLTPNMQPQDASKNKNRERLTGPPLGDQQQGNFSINLWRSTFQDAFQRLCPVRASGHECGCLPVLARMVMEQCVSRLDVAMFNAILRESAHEIPTDPVSDPIVDAKVLPIPAGNLSFGSGAQLKNSVGNWSRWLTNVIGIDADDSSVDQHGSDDDIKPDADGRSKSFPLLNSLSDLLMLPKDMLTDRSVREEICPSISLPLITRILCNFTPDEFCPDPVPGTVLELLNAASIVERRVSGYSGMNFPYIAAPVVYISPSTSDVAEKVAEAGGKSHLERNISCIQRKGYTSDEELEELDSPLSSIVDKPTTLSPTYNADGNGCHEDDTTFNMRYKLLREVWSV, from the exons atgaaagagatcGACAAGAGAAAAACTCCTATTAAGAACCAGAGTAAACGAACTCCTAGAGCCGAGAGGAAAGAACGCAAGCCACAACAAGAGACTATTAGCAAAACTGTAGATGCTAAAGAAACCGCACCTAAGGCATTGGATATCAAGCCAAACAATTTAGTAAGCGAGTCGAACACAAACACGAAACCTGCAGAGGTTCATCAAAACTGGGCTGTAGATCATGTTGCTGATGCCAATAAGTTTGAGGAGACACATCAAGATTCTAACGCCAATGCAATTGCTGACAGAGAGAATGAGAATGGTGCTGTAGATTATAAATGTACGACGTTGGAGAAAGATCTCAATCAcaggaaggaagaaatttcagATTCAGAGACCACAGCGGATTCGGTTTCGTCAAAAAGTGATTCACTGACAATGAAGGAAGAGAAAGTTGAAAGAGTATCATTTCCTGAAAATGTTTTAGAAGATAACAGTTCAGATTTCTCTCTTCACAATTCAAGTGAACAATTTGATCACGGTATAAATAAACCACCGTCCAAGGAAATTCAGACAGCAAATTCAGACAGAGACCCTCCtagaataaaaaacaaaaagtctTCCAAAAGCAATTCTAGGAGTGCAAAAATTGTGCCTAAACCTTCATCAGAATCTTCTGAAGGAACCGATTACCAGATTGTTGCTGAGGTAAAGGATATTGAAGTTTTGGATGAGGCATTAAATGGTGTTCTCAGCATTAGAAATGGTCCCGATACAATTGGTGACGATGATGATCTAGTTGATTgtgaacaaaaaattgaagaaatggaaaaaagaattgataaACTTGAAGAGGAGTTGAGAGTTGTTGCGGCCCTTGAAATGTCTATTTATTCAGTGGTACCAGAGCATGGGAGTTCCGCACATAAAGTGCATACACCTGCTCGACGCCTGTCTAGAATTTACATTTACGCCTGCAAACATTGGTCTCAAGACAAACGCGCCACGGTTGCAAGGCACATTGTATCAGGGCTAGTTCTAATTGCGAAATCATGTGGGAGTGATGTTCCCAG GTTAACCTTCTGGCTATCAAATACTATTGTGACGAGGGAGATAACATCTCAAACATTTAACAGCGTCCGTAGCTCGAATGGTGGGAACCCAACAGCTGTTCAATGGAGGAATAGATATGGAAGTAAACAAGTAAATAAGTACAACCAGTGTGAAGAGGATTGGCAAGAGACAGGAACTTTTATGGCCGCATTAGAACGAGTTGAATCCTGGATCTTTTCACGGATAGTTGAATCTGTTTGGTGGCAG tCTTTAACACCAAATATGCAACCTCAAGACgcatccaaaaacaaaaacagggAACGATTAACGGGTCCTCCCCTCGGTGATCAACAGCAAGGGAACTTCTCTATTAACCTGTGGAGAAGTACTTTTCAGGATGCTTTTCAACGACTCTGTCCTGTCCGAGCAAGCGGTCATGAGTGTGGTTGTCTTCCTGTTCTTGCAAGAATG GTTATGGAACAGTGTGTTTCCAGGCTAGACGTGGCAATGTTTAACGCTATTCTCCGCGAGTCTGCCCATGAGATTCCAACTGATCCCGTCTCAGATCCTATTGTTGATGCCAAGGTTCTTCCTATACCTGCTGGAAATTTGAGCTTCGGATCGGGCGCACAGCTAAAAAATTCT GTTGGAAATTGGTCTAGATGGTTAACCAACGTGATCGGTATCGATGCCGATGACTCTTCGGTAGATCAACATGGCAGTGACGATGACATTAAACCAGATGCAGATGGAAGATCCAAATCATTTCCTCTACTTAATTCATTGAGTGATCTCCTGATGCTCCCAAAAGACATGCTTACTGATCGCTCAGTTAGAGAAGAG ATCTGCCCGTCGATTAGTCTTCCGTTGATTACGAGAATACTTTGTAATTTCACTCCAGATGAGTTCTGCCCCGATCCCGTTCCGGGAACTGTCTTGGAGTTGCTTAATGCTGCG AGTATAGTCGAACGGAGAGTGTCGGGTTACTCGGGGATGAACTTCCCTTACATAGCTGCTCCAGTTGTCTATATTTCTCCTTCAACATCTGATGTGGCAGAAAAAGTTGCAGAGGCTGGAGGAAAATCCCACTTGGAAAGGAACATCTCCTGTATTCAGAGGAAGGGATATACAAGCGATGAAGAACTTGAGGAACTGGATTCTCCTCTCTCGTCGATTGTCGATAAACCGACGACTTTGTCCCCGACATACAATGCTGATGGTAATGGCTGCCATGAAGACGATACGACGTTCAACATGAGGTACAAACTCCTACGAGAAGTATGGTCGGTATGA
- the LOC111803776 gene encoding uncharacterized protein LOC111803776 — translation MLRHRLLSSLRTRGGAAAGQSRWTSPGHEDRPKGYLFNRTPPPPGQSRKWEDWELPCYVTSFLTIVILGVGLNAKPDLTIETWAHQKALERLEMENLGISGSVSSESD, via the coding sequence ATGCTCCGGCACCgccttctctcttctctccgGACCCGCGGTGGAGCCGCCGCCGGTCAGAGTCGTTGGACCAGTCCTGGCCACGAGGATCGGCCGAAGGGCTATCTTTTCAATCGGACGCCGCCTCCACCAGGTCAGTCCCGTAAATGGGAGGATTGGGAGCTTCCTTGTTATGTTACTAGTTTTCTTACTATTGTGATTCTTGGCGTTGGCCTCAACGCCAAGCCTGATCTCACAATTGAGACTTGGGCTCACCAGAAGGCCCTCGAGCGCCTCGAGATGGAGAACCTAGGTATCTCTGGCTCTGTATCATCTGAATCTGATTGA
- the LOC111803435 gene encoding protein cornichon homolog 1-like isoform X2: MAWDLIFWFISFCINVALLVLNFYQLLVLTDLEADYLNIYDSSSRINKLVIPEFVVQGVFCSLFLFTGHWFMFLITVPVSCYHINLFLKKEHLIDVTEVFRTLKREKYFRLAKLIFYLLLFLVVIFRLTLSAFNSLSDEDDVLHLF, encoded by the exons ATGGCGTGGGATCTGATCTTTTGGTTCATCTCTTTCTGTATCAACGTCGCCCTCCTCGTCCTCAACTTTTACCAG CTTTTGGTATTAACAGATTTGGAGGCAGATTATTTGAACATCTATGATTCATCATCTCGCATTAATAAACTTGTCATTCCAGAATTCGTAGTACAAGGAGTATTTTGCTCTCTTTTCCTCTTCACTGGCCATTGGTTCATGTTTCTTATAACCGTCCCTGTTAGCTGCTACCACATAAATTT GTTCTTGAAGAAGGAGCATCTTATTGATGTTACTGAGGTGTTTAGAACTCTTAAGCGTGAGAAGTATTTTCGTTTGGCCAAGCTTATCTTCTACTTGCTTTTGTTCCTCGTAGTTATCTTCAG GCTTACTTTGTCTGCTTTCAACTCTTTATCTGATGAAGACGATGTCCTACATTTATTTTGA